One window of Alkaliphilus metalliredigens QYMF genomic DNA carries:
- a CDS encoding DUF2721 domain-containing protein, with protein MELTLTTPALLFPAISLLMLAYTNRFIVLAQLARDLYTEYRKEPNIILSQQINNLRRRIKIIRSMQLFGALSFFFCVMSMFLIFAGTMILAHITFGLSLILLLASLGFLLAELQISINALDIQLKDFESDMSEKVK; from the coding sequence TTGGAACTTACGTTGACAACACCTGCCCTACTTTTTCCAGCAATATCACTTTTAATGCTGGCGTATACAAACAGATTTATTGTTCTTGCACAATTAGCAAGAGATCTATATACCGAGTATAGAAAAGAACCCAATATTATTTTAAGTCAGCAGATAAATAATTTGAGAAGACGAATAAAGATTATCAGAAGCATGCAACTATTTGGTGCATTGAGCTTCTTCTTTTGTGTTATGAGTATGTTTTTAATATTCGCAGGGACCATGATTTTAGCCCATATAACATTTGGACTAAGTTTAATATTACTATTGGCTTCATTAGGGTTTTTACTAGCAGAATTACAAATATCCATTAATGCTTTAGACATTCAATTAAAAGATTTTGAAAGTGATATGAGTGAAAAAGTTAAATAA
- a CDS encoding GNAT family N-acetyltransferase has translation MTVITRNIKKEDKEEINKLIQVLNKRDDLGYSITDEWLDYVIQEAGEGIFVAVYEEKLIGLATCMINQMDKTQAAINVVIHPEYRSQGFGSTLYYKVMNYVKDKKIKAVETYVKKRLHNAVGFAQKRNFETVLYSWHMELELNEANFQLLERQNIVFRKAIMSDDKSYAQIINQCFGDGLDNSALGHLLRDPSIRVYMLEGEGEVIGTTTMQLREKLSLGYIYDVAIIEQYRGQGLGSYMLKNCLDELKHNHINKASLLVAGGNKNALALYERVGFKEVDTDMIMQKII, from the coding sequence ATGACTGTAATAACCAGAAATATAAAAAAAGAAGATAAAGAAGAAATTAACAAGTTAATTCAAGTGTTAAATAAGAGGGATGATCTAGGATATTCCATAACTGATGAATGGCTTGACTACGTGATACAGGAAGCAGGAGAAGGTATATTTGTGGCTGTTTATGAGGAAAAGCTGATAGGACTGGCTACCTGTATGATCAATCAAATGGATAAAACCCAGGCTGCAATTAATGTTGTTATTCATCCAGAATATCGAAGCCAAGGCTTTGGTTCTACCCTTTATTATAAAGTAATGAACTATGTAAAGGACAAAAAAATAAAGGCAGTGGAAACATATGTGAAGAAAAGATTGCATAATGCAGTGGGCTTTGCTCAGAAGAGAAATTTTGAAACAGTCCTGTACTCCTGGCATATGGAATTAGAATTGAATGAGGCCAACTTTCAGCTACTAGAGCGACAAAATATAGTATTTAGAAAAGCCATCATGTCAGATGATAAAAGCTATGCCCAAATCATAAACCAATGCTTTGGAGATGGATTAGATAACAGTGCATTAGGGCATCTATTAAGAGACCCTTCTATACGGGTTTACATGCTTGAAGGAGAAGGAGAAGTGATCGGAACAACTACCATGCAGCTGAGGGAAAAGTTATCCCTAGGATATATCTACGATGTGGCAATCATTGAACAGTACAGGGGACAAGGATTAGGAAGTTATATGTTAAAAAATTGTCTTGATGAGTTGAAACATAATCATATCAATAAAGCATCACTACTGGTAGCAGGGGGAAATAAAAATGCCCTAGCATTGTATGAAAGAGTAGGATTTAAAGAGGTAGATACAGATATGATCATGCAAAAAATCATTTAG
- a CDS encoding HD-GYP domain-containing protein — protein MTKESNTQQSLGFTIPTISIQPDMIISNEILNPQGNIIIPKNYKVKDNATADRMKRILEQHNIETISVRIEKEVTADQLSDLMNIQADTLGEKATENTSTKIRSKKNQPLGEIIDSLDIEDMDFFKKTLPQWEQGFNEVFASLTEDTHQETNTLEQSILESMKIIEKSVSVFQVMDKLKNVGDSLYIHCYQMGITSYMIGKWLHLDDQQNQELFVCGMMADVGLSKVPAEVRYEPYSTSEEDQAAYRQHAKHSYLMLKNVSFLSDLSKKAILHHHEQMDGKGFPSQYRKNRISLFSKILYIAHLYGYYTQNNQENPLRAINLIHLNHLKEVDLNVFYIFENRIYDYFIGQKVRVNTEEIFTGDIVLFDRIDSSTLIKTEDNRFIHITLKTFHNNLVEFI, from the coding sequence GTGACAAAAGAATCTAATACTCAACAAAGCCTTGGATTTACCATACCCACAATAAGCATACAACCAGATATGATTATTAGCAATGAAATTCTTAATCCTCAAGGAAATATTATTATCCCTAAAAACTATAAGGTAAAGGATAACGCCACAGCAGATAGAATGAAAAGAATATTAGAACAACACAATATAGAGACAATCAGTGTCAGAATTGAAAAAGAAGTAACAGCAGATCAATTGTCTGATCTTATGAATATCCAAGCTGATACCCTTGGGGAAAAGGCAACTGAAAATACCTCTACCAAGATCAGAAGTAAAAAAAACCAGCCCCTTGGAGAAATTATTGACTCCTTAGACATAGAAGACATGGATTTTTTTAAAAAAACCTTACCCCAATGGGAGCAAGGATTTAATGAAGTCTTTGCCTCACTGACAGAAGACACACATCAAGAAACCAATACATTAGAGCAGTCAATATTGGAAAGCATGAAGATCATAGAAAAATCTGTTAGTGTGTTTCAAGTGATGGATAAACTAAAAAATGTAGGAGATTCCTTATATATTCATTGCTATCAAATGGGTATAACCAGTTATATGATTGGAAAATGGTTACATCTAGACGATCAGCAAAATCAAGAGCTCTTTGTTTGTGGTATGATGGCCGATGTAGGACTTTCAAAGGTTCCAGCCGAAGTTCGATATGAGCCCTATTCTACTTCCGAGGAGGATCAAGCTGCATACCGTCAACATGCGAAGCACAGTTATTTAATGTTGAAAAATGTAAGCTTCTTAAGTGACCTTTCTAAAAAGGCCATTCTTCACCACCATGAACAGATGGATGGAAAAGGGTTTCCCTCTCAATATAGGAAAAATAGAATCTCTTTATTTTCTAAAATTCTTTACATTGCTCATTTATATGGTTACTATACCCAGAATAACCAAGAAAATCCATTGAGAGCCATCAATCTCATTCACTTAAATCATTTAAAAGAAGTGGATTTAAATGTATTTTACATTTTTGAAAATAGGATATATGATTACTTTATTGGTCAAAAAGTCAGAGTGAATACAGAAGAAATTTTCACAGGAGATATTGTACTATTCGATCGAATCGATTCTAGCACGCTGATCAAAACAGAGGATAACCGTTTTATTCATATTACCCTTAAAACGTTTCATAATAATCTTGTGGAGTTTATATAG